GTTTTTTTAcataggaaaaggaagaagtgcctatttagccttatcagctgatcagtgtaaagattacaaaatactgaaacacaatgtgctacaggtttaccagatgtcccctgaatattataatgacaGATTCAGGTCTTTAAGAAAGGATGagaagatgactttcttggattatgtctACAAAGTGAAAAGATGTTTCAAATGATGGTTAGAGGCTgttaaagttaaatctatggatgaaCTTGAGGAGTTGGTAGTTTTAGAACAATTTCTTAGAGGAATTCCCAAACACATAAAAgcctatttcagagagagagaggttaagaaactgaGTGAAGATTACAATATAATCAGTAATGAAAGGAACTTTAGTGTCAAGTGTAATAATGAAAGGAACCAACAACGCTCAGGTTTTAAGTCTCATCCAAACTACAGGAATAAATTTAGTGGAAATCATCTTAGTGGTATTACCAGTACAATGcaaggtaatacccctcagcaatcaaatgttaaatcctcaccaaccagtttctcaagacaaatACAGAAGACTTATGTTGTCTGTTTTAAATGTGGGAGAGCAGGACATAGTAGTCGGGAGAGTCATCAGACACAACAACAggccaaaccagttggtcaagagGTCAAAGGTGACCAGGTGAgacaaactatgaagagcagtatGGAGAGGATTGAGACTGTTGGGAAGACAGACTAAACAAGGTGAGTGTTTAGccaccagtggaaatgtaacttcaagcagtgagtggttGGTCaccttggaggcttttaagccatatatctatgaaggtatgctggcaACTCatggagggagtgtgcaggtaccagtcaaggtattatgtgataTGGGGACTAACCacagtgtggtagttcgtggtgctcacccacagttggagaagaatctcacaggagattcagttattttgaacggtataggaggagaagaggtaactcctgtATGCTGtttgcacctgtcctgtgaattggtgacaggaaatgtttattttgctgtaaaggctcactagctgttgaaggtgtacatgttttgttgggtaatgaagttggtggtataccctttgttccttgtcctatagtgacagacaaaccatgaagattagtcctatggtagatttggagaagaataaacACCACCTGTCTCCAAGTTGTGTTACAACCAGGAATATGAAGAGAACTACtcctccaaatgaagaaattgaggACTTACACACACAAGAAGGATCAactgaaggatctttgagcttagaagagctgttccaggaaagtgatgTTTCCCCAGGGCTAACGACGAaaagatttcccaagaagaaaaagaaccttttgttcttgaagagactcagattagtcagtgttcctgaagatagtagtgaaactacagtagctgaatTAGTCCTCTAAGAGGAGAGATTTGAATCCCATCCACTACAGTcaccaatcagctacttgaagggaggccttgctgattaatcatTCAATAAGGCTAaagggaggtggagattgcagataccTAGTTTTTCTTGGGGTTCAACGGgttagagaccgacgaggagaggagagttcagaactgtgtccttcaagggagagtacgtctcccctcgcttcctctcgcttcagtgttccccatatagactgagtcaagagtgattcattttctatcattgtaacttgttaattttgtactgatctttataatactaagtactaattaaagtgaagaaattacagatcttgtctctatacgcctttctgagagatatcaattcttaaaaataataaatatacaaagatatacaTCATCCGCAAGCATCTGAAGTTTCTcagaaagaaaccaaggtaagaagaaagactaaaatccatacaaacatacaacaaagaacataaaaaaggagTAAACTCAGCAAATGGGCAGCTAAAGTGGATCAGAAGACAGAGACagaacaaacgaacattaacgaaattatcaatttttaatttttaagttacagtgaaacgaaattctgaACAAATAGATTTTTCTACGACGACgaataaaatatatcagaaaaataaatactccAGCGAACAAAACTTATATGCAGGAATAGCAGCTACAAGGGAACATCAGTGTGAATAACTTAACTGTTTTAATTGCGTCccgaagcaaaaacattttgaactgttaccgtcaataAATTGAGCGTTTGCGACATTGCAAAAACAGCGCAcagactttcaacaagattccaaAGGCagaaaaccacagcggaaaaacaacgcagacagTGAGATTTTTTACGCGGATCCGACGGGGAAACACTCATCGCGGAAggcacaacatttagcgatatcacgatatcagtAAAACAACCCAGTAAGTTGGCGATAACTGAAattactgtccgctctctctcttaataaataaggaagatatatatatttttttgcatcttgctataagattgaaaattaagaaaactctctagtgaatagaattctttttatgtaaataccagcattactctctatGATAATTGTTAgtgaaataatttagatagggagtAGTTAATTTTTTCCTCGTTTGAGTGataattatttgagaagttatatataattttgtacttaatggtagatttttatgatatgatgcttgttctatataaaatttattttatgtgaaaaaggtttttaattgtacttgaactcaatagaatttaatttttgtgtattaatttgACAAATTGATGcaattttggtacaatataacgaaaatttttatagaagttgatgtactctgagtgaataatttttttgtgtgtggacatgcaacgagtgtttgaagaattactgaacactgttagacattcacattacgatttaagaccgtcgacaattagaagtcgaatttcaagactaaattcccactctgctgtagtgcaaggaaacactaacaataataacacaaataaccagaaccaaaatagtgttactcattctaatactaataacaataataataatagtaacaatactaataatactaataatactcgcaccttacaatttttttatgaatcgaCGGCCGTCTTTAtaccacacgcttctgtggactggtggatgattccaatctgACAAAGCAGACTCGAATCCttttatactgtaaatcattggcacAGCAGATGCAGACAGTCGTATAATTCAGGGAATAACAGggtgaaagagctaaaataaatgaagccttgttgctggtcagctcagaacatgaggcgcacataaaactttgaattccctGATTTTTAGCAAACTTAACTTATGtacaatttaaagaaatttgttttattactctgggaaccagtaaataagactgacggttttatataacctaactagatttcttaacccacaatataaaacaattgctaatttgtacatAAGCGTGGAgatacaataagaaaataaccgaagacttaatgaagacaggtattactataggagacaacaAGGATCAGTTTGAGGCTAGTGCCCATAGCAGTTGAGCTacgacatgtattaaattacgtgtcattggaaccatatataatattctcgaaagaagaggaaaagctttccagaaaaataaaacttgatcccaagaaagcaagccttcaaacattgaagacaatgagaagAAATCAAAGGAAGAGATAAATCTATCAAGGAATTCATTAGGAACAGCAGAAAGCACAAAGAGAAAGtcaaataataatcctaattttaaaatgaataatagaattctatgataattccagacaaatgaaatagaccaaataccttccaaggaaatatgcccaaaatactaaagaaaatggaatcagATCAAAGGAAGAAACAATCCTAACAAGAGAGTGGatcacacaaaccttatagatatggtcaaaactcaaacacaaacacttcaacccaagtgaataTTCCCGCTCAAGGGGCAGAccaagacagcctgtgaaaactgcgaattatacaaatcattttacaaatgagtgtagaaaacctagaatctgcacggtttgtaagaaagtaggacatttaacaaagaattgctggtttaaaacacaagaaggaaatgaagaaatagttgaattaagtagtaaccgctcaacatcaaataagtcttcaaatcaatgataATTTATCCTACAAGAATACCACAGAagagtcccttcaagaagataaattaaagtagaagaattagcaaaaggagaagtgaaggttcatccactATCCATATtaagtaaagaagttgtattttccatggatgaagaagaaatagtagaaggatttacctatcgttaaaattccaatacagaataaattatgtactgtcatATGGATTCAGGTGTGCTatagcataattgataaacattaacaaattatAGGCGTTAAGAaccgctaattcagggtcaaagcaaaataataaaaggagtagcgggtaaacagattaagtTTGGAAATGTGAACTTAAAAGAAATAGATCTTTCGTCACATAAAGctatttgaaagttttatagttctagaaagACAGATTCTTTCCCGCACGGGTGTTGTTctcataaattaatgaaatgtggaattatataCTGGTGccgaaggaagaattaaccttacgCAAGATAATAAAAGAGCGTATGTACAGCAGAAGAAAAAGTTCACCCAATCTGATCAATTTGTGCAGGGCaacttcaacaagcgagaaagacatacagaaaataatatcaTCAAGAAGAACAATCAGTCatttaaatgattataaaaatgcatgaaaaaacttcatactttatttacaataagaCACAGTCAGGCATTGTTGGCTGGGTTATGATGAATAGGCAACCTCCGTACGATGAGTGACGAACGAAAGGTGATACACATGCCTAATGCGAACCTTCGATGTTTTATCCAGCCCCAGTTATCTGAAGttaccaaatataaaataaataatctacgTAACTATGAAGGGCAGCATTACAGTGTTAAAACAAATAACTGATATTcgcaaatgaaattaaacatcaGGACAAGGAAatacttatgaaattaaataaaacacttttctaTTAACAGAGTCATTCAATAGTCCCAAAAGGATATTAATTTTCTCCGTACCCACAAAACTTAAATTACGTGAGCAAGGAAAAACATTACGAACACCGAAGAATGAAATTCACTGAACTTAAAGAACACCTTCACAAATTACGGAATAACATCCACTTTAAACCACAGATTTCTAGGACAAACTATGATAGGTTGTGAACACGGGAAAAAGAATCGATTTCGAATCAAATAATTATTAGGCAAACGAAATATTCTTTAATGCTAATTTTAATCCCCTGCAAAAAACTGTATCTAATTCTTTGGGAGACGTACCTCAAATTATGCACCATTCCCATTAATCTGCTGACGGATGATACTGCTGACGAGGAAGACGTAACGATGTCTGGTAATAGCAGAGATGTTACGAAGTATGTGGCTGACCTCCCATGCAGAGGCATGCGCTGAAATGGACTTACATAGCCATAAGATGTCGACAAGGAACTGTATAAACTCTCAATTCCATTTGTTAAACAATCCGGCTTAACATGGGCACTCAAATATAATCCAGAGAGGAAGTGGTAGGGCCTGAAGTCAATAGCTAACTGCCCTTTTGTCTGCTGCTCGTAACCGACGTCTATGCTGCTGCCGTCTGTGGTATAGGGATCTACGAGCAGTTATTGTGCTTAAACAATTAAACAACTGAGGCCTCATATGATAGGTATTTTGTCTCccaaagataaatttaatatatttacataattattactaataacaCAACCTATCATAGGCAGcctcaagaaaatataattagaacaacatatatacaataaaaagaagaacaaaCCACCATGAATAAAGATCATTAAAGAGATAATTGTCTGCTTcccttatttacaaaaaatcctGGTACAAAAGAACAGTATactaaagttgaatatggaaattctgtatcaagaaaaaatgttatacattctttttatacattccagGGAGGGGATTCAATTTCAACTTTATGGAAattgaataagtaaacaaaaaactactcaagtatttgttttttgtattcctAAAACCTTGACCTTTTTAGTCCTCTAAAATTCTTCTAGTTCTCTCTTCACTAAGGAGAGCAGCTTTCCTCTTAGGACGAACACCATTTTTAGTTACAGCATGATCAGCTGCAGGACAAGCAACATTCAACTTTAATGCCCTTTTACTGTGTTCAGACAGTTCATTTACCATTAATAAAGGGATCAAGGTCGATGAATGACGTTTAACCAACTCTTTCGTTTTCCCTTTGAAAACTAATGCCCCTGTTACTTCTCCATTCACATTTGTTGTAATTTCTTTAACAATTGCCATGGGGTAATTAGTAGGTTTGGTGTGGGTTTCTTTAATAAGTACAATGTCTCCAATTTGCAAAGATTTATGACTGACTGGCTTATATCGGTTCTTAACGTTAACAGCCTGAGTAACTAAATTACTTAGAAATTCATTATTGTAAACCTCAATCAAACGAGTTCTAACTTTTCTAAGTTTATGATAACTATCTTGAATCAACTGGACAGGATCATGCCTTGGTAACCATTCAGGATCTATATCTGGGAAAGCTTGTAATTCTGGAATAATATTAATAGATAGCAAGTCATAACCATGAATCAAAGTCTCAGGTGTAATTGGGTCAGGTATAACATCCCCACTATCATCCCTCAATACTTCCTTAAAAGCTATGGGGCGACGATTTACCATATGAACCGTCTGGCAAATTATATACTCAAAATCCCGAAAATCTAGGACATCATTTCGAATAGCCCCATACACTAGTCTCTTTGTGAGCTTGACACAGCTCTCGACCATCGATCCCAACTGACTACAACCCTTAAAATGCTGATCAAATTTCAATGGATGCACCCCATTCTCTTCAAAGTACAGTTGTGTCTCTGGATCCTTGATATAATCAGTTATGATATTAGCAGCAGCAGTGAGCTGACTACCAAGATCACTCATACAAAACTGAGGAATTCCAAATTCAAAAGCATGTAATTGAAAAGCTCTCAAAAATTCCTTGACAGACAAATCAATACAAAGTTTTAGATTGATGGCACGACTCCACATGCAAGTAAAACAAAGAAGCCAAACTTTTACCTTTTGCCCATTCAATCTAACAAAATATGGACCTATGTAGTccatataaatataactaaaggGTATGTTGGGTGGATCCAACCTGAAATCACGATAAGGACTCTGATTTAGCTTCACTGTTCTCTCATTAAATCTCCTGCAAGAAGTACAccctttcaatgttttctttacCACAGAGAAGCAATGGGGAATCCAAAATTTCTTGCGAAGTTCAGACAACAGCGAATAACAACCTGCATGTgagaattgtttatgcaaatcCAAAATTATCAGAGATGTTAAGTGGCTATTCTTAGGCAAGAGAATTGGAAAATTACAATGCTTGCCATCTTTCCATCTACcaaatttactttttactctCAGAATGTCTTGACTATCCAGATATATATTAAGTTGCTTGACAAGATTAGGAATATCTTTAACTCTAggattttctttatcaaaaaactcaaaaatgtctgagaaatgaatttgttgCTCTCTCCTAAGAATGTGCTTAATTGACTCACTTTGGACATCATTCTCTGAAGAACTTACATGTTTgtactttaattcatttttagatTTCAACTTTGATTTCAACCTGTTTACAAAGGTCAGTACATACCTATATATCTTGACTACCCGTTGAAAGCTTGAATAATTACCCAAGGGAACAAGGTGTTCTAATTGATCATAGGATATGTTCACATTCAAGTTACATTGAAAAGAATCAGAGCTAGAGCCTGATTCAGCCAAAGGATTTGGAATAGTTACTGTTAAAATATCTCCCTTACTCATTTCAATCTCACTCTCATCATACAGGAAGCTTGGCCCCGAAAAGTAATTTGTTCTAGATAGGGTCTTAAACGACAGGGGTCTAGTTATGCAATCTGCAGGATTCTCAATACCAGATACAAAACTAAATGTCACAGGAAAGATTTCGCACAATTTGCTAATGTGATCGAGCCTATTCATGATGAACACTGATCTCTTttgcattttatcaattttatttgaataagcATTAAGCCAGGATAAGGTTACCATGCTATCTGTGAACAAGTTAAGGGCAACTATTTTGATAGGCTTTATGCAAGAAGTTCCAGTCAACTCCTTGaacaaatcaattaaaatttcAGTACCAAAAGCAACAGCCTGAAACTCCAATGAGGGAACACTCTTAAGTTCCAACTGTTTATTTACCATGCGATTTTTAGCCAAGACAAAGCTAACTTCTTTACTGTCCACATCTTGGATAAATATCACTGCACCATACATAGATTTGCTACTGTCTGTAAACGCAACCAGTCTATAGGAACCATCCCTTTTACCAACAAACCTCTTTATCTCAATCTCAGGAGAAGAATTAGCTTGGTTACAAATATTTCTCCATTCCCGAGTCAAGTCACTTGTTAGCTTATCATCCCATCCTAAAGACGTATTGCACTGCAACTCATGCAAAAACTGCCTACTTCTATTCATAAGTGGCCCATTGAAATTATACAGATCAAATTGAGATGCAACAGACTTCAGAATTAATCTCTTTGTATTTGCATTACTGTCTAAATTAATTGGCTTAGTGGAAAGAGTATCAGTTTCTCTATCCCACTGCATCCCAAGAAGCTTAACTTTAGTTGCCGTCTTTTCATCAGATACTGAATCAATCTCACTCTGCAGTGCTTCATCATTGGTTGCAAGCTGTTGTAATTCAAATTTGTAAGGTTCAAATATATTCTTAAGTTGAAGGTAAGCccaattcaaactttcaaaatcATTACAAGAAACTGCACCATTATCCATGTAGAACAACTGATACATTAGTCTTTTAAGCTCTTGAAGTTTTGGCGAATCACTATGTGCATCTAATACAAGAATTTTATACAACCCCAACATTAATAAGGTAGGAGAGCATCTAAGACCAAAACTTAGTCTTAAATTCCTGTAACCAATGAGAGAAAAATCACCACGATCCACATCTCtgaaccacaaaaacaaaagtttatttttatcagcTTCATTTAAGGCTATTTGATTAAAAGCTTTCTTAATATCAAAGCATAAAAGTTTTCTGTCGAATCTAAGATGTAAGAGAGCAGAAGATAACTTCTGGTTTAAGACAGGACCCGCAAACATAGCTTGATTGTGGGATACAGTCAAtggtttatctctctccctcccacacAGATTAGAAAGAAAAACGATCCGACACTTCGTGGTCTTGCGATCTGGTTTGAACACCCCCATGTGAGGTAAAAAGCTACTTTCAGGGTGACTTTCCAAAAACTGATCTAGGTTATCTATCTTCTCGATAATACCTAATCGTTCTTGCTCTTTAAAGGATTCATTCATCAAAAGCAAATTCGACTCATTCTTTTTAAGCTTCTTCAGATTAGATTTCAATACTAACTCTGCCAAAATTTTATTCTTACCAAGTAAATGAGAATACTTAACATTCCATAATAATGGCATTACGAGTCTTCCTTCTTCATTTTGATGGGTGTTATTCAATGCAAACTTAACGAGACGATCATTTACTTCAATATCACTGTCATTGTAAGTAGTCAAGTCGTAatttgtaaagtaaaaacaaCTATCTTCAAGTAATCGATCGTCTGTTGCTTTCCTCAACTCAGACTCGATCAATTTACCTTTCTCGCTAATTACTGAGAAATTTGACTGAATGCTTAGAGAGTCTGTAACTTCAGGGTCCATGAGCAAGGTACTCTCATTATTCAAACTAAGACATAGATAATGACTCGATTCGTCAGATAAGGGTTTTAGAGTTGCATCGCATTTACCATTCACCGAAGCATTAAGTACAGGCAGATAATCTAAATCTTTAATTATTTGTTCTGTCTTACCCAAGAGCATAATGCCAAACGGAGTCTGTGAATAAACTGAGCAGTGATTCTCACcgaaactgacagtagaatccAAAATACAATGAGCAGATCCAGTTCCCAGTATGAAATCTATACCAGATATTTCATCTTTAGCTTCCAGCAAATAACTATCAGCCAAATGGTAACCCTTTTCTACGAAGGCTTTAACTACTACATCGAGTCCTGGCAAAGTTAAACTGATATTGATTTCGGGAATACAGATTGCTTCAATTGTGTACCGTTTGTTACCGAATTCGACATTCATTTCTACTAACTTAGTTACATATTTCTTGGAGGTATTAAACCCATTAACAGTAAGAGCTATGTTACTCTTTACGACTTTCAAATTAAGAGAATCGGCAACGTGTTCAGCAATGAAATTTGATTGGCAACCACCATCCTTTAACCCTCTCATTGtaaattttccttccacattACAAGTAAAGGTGGGTAAAATTGATTCACTGTCTCTACAACTCAAAGCGTCTGTAACAAAGGTCATGccatttataatttcctttttactttttgctttacCCTTCTCCTTTGCTTTAAAGTCATTACTTTGCTTTGAATCTTTGCTGGTTTTACTTGTACTAGTCTTGGGCTCTGCAATATCCGACCCTTTGCTACTCTCTCTGTCACTATTAAATTCTACCTGTGCTTTAGTCACAGCTTTACTGCAAATGAAACCAAAATGCCATTCATTACAATTATAGCAGCGTTTCTTGAAACGAAATTTACAGTTTTCAGTACGATGATTTAATTTACTACATTTTAAGCAACCATTTAATGCACTTAACTTCTCATACCTAACTTTAGGATTATCATAAACTGTACACCGAGAAAGTGAATGAGTACTCTCTTTACCATCAGAATCACAAAGTGAACAGATTTGATAATGTGGCAACTTTTCACTACTTTCTTCATTAACATTAATTGCTAAATTTGTGATTAATTTTGGCTCTGcattaagtttaacattagaaGACTTTGGCTTCTCGAAACCTTTCCTTCTACTCTTAAAGTTACTCAGTGCGTTCTGATAACGCTCACAAGCATCAAAGAAAGAATCATTTATTTCCATCAGCGACGGTctagttttgtttgttatttgaatCAATTGATTCCTGAAAGTTTCATTCAGACCCGTCCAaaagaaatactgcaaaaatGACTCCACTTCAACATTTAGAGTTTTAACAGATTCTGTGATAGATTTCATCTTACCAATGTATTCAAAAGGATCATCTTCATAAGACAATTTCATATCTGTTAACTTCTTAATGGTATTGAAAATCTGAACTTCAGGAGAAGCCAAAGCACTTTGCAACAGAGTCTTGGCATGAGCATATGACTGCCTATCAATTTCAAGAGAATTAACGAGAATCAAAGCGCGCCCGCTAATTTGCTGTTTAAGCAACAAAAACTTATCATAGTCTGGAT
This genomic stretch from Macrobrachium rosenbergii isolate ZJJX-2024 chromosome 23, ASM4041242v1, whole genome shotgun sequence harbors:
- the LOC136851145 gene encoding uncharacterized protein → MDYIGPYFVRLNGQKVKVWLLCFTCMWSRAINLKLCIDLSVKEFLRAFQLHAFEFGIPQFCMSDLGSQLTAAANIITDYIKDPETQLYFEENGVHPLKFDQHFKGCSQLGSMVESCVKLTKRLVYGAIRNDVLDFRDFEYIICQTVHMVNRRPIAFKEVLRDDSGDVIPDPITPETLIHGYDLLSINIIPELQAFPDIDPEWLPRHDPVQLIQDSYHKLRKVRTRLIEVYNNEFLSNLVTQAVNVKNRYKPVSHKSLQIGDIVLIKETHTKPTNYPMAIVKEITTNVNGEVTGALVFKGKTKELVKRHSSTLIPLLMVNELSEHSKRALKLNVACPAADHAVTKNGVRPKRKAALLSEERTRRILED